The proteins below come from a single Streptomyces tubercidicus genomic window:
- a CDS encoding fumarate reductase/succinate dehydrogenase flavoprotein subunit, whose protein sequence is MAHVDRQAWDVVVVGAGGAGLRAAIEAREAGMRTAVICKSLFGKAHTVMAEGGIAASMGNANEHDNWQVHFRDTMRGGKFLNQWRMAELHAREAPDRVWELETWGALFDRTADGRISQRNFGGHEYPRLAHVGDRTGLELIRTLQQKIVSLQQEDEKEFGAHDARLKVFQECTVTRVLKTDGRVSGAFCYERESGRFFVLEAPAVVLATGGIGKSFKVTSNSWEYTGDGHALALLAGAPLINMEFVQFHPTGMVWPPSVKGILVTESVRGDGGVLRNSDGKRFMFDYIPDVFKEKYAQTEDEGDRWYEDPDRNRRPPELLPRDEVARAINAEVKAGRGSPHGGVYLDVSTRMPAEVIKRRLPSMHHQFKELADVDITAEPMEVGPTCHYVMGGVDVDPDTAAATGVPGLFAAGEVAGGMHGSNRLGGNSLSDLLVFGRRAGLHAAEYAASLTDRPVPDPLQIDTAEAEALRPFSAEDTADGADGGRVPAENPYSLHQELQQAMNDLVGIIRKEGEMFEALKRLADLRVRARRAGVEGHRQYNPGWHLSLDLRNMLLVSECVARAALEREESRGGHTRDDHPAMDRHWRQINLVCELADPQGDSRAADPALGQIRLSRRENPPIRRDLLELFEKDELAKYLTDEELSR, encoded by the coding sequence ATGGCGCATGTGGACCGGCAGGCATGGGACGTGGTCGTGGTGGGCGCCGGCGGCGCCGGACTGCGGGCCGCGATCGAGGCCCGCGAAGCCGGTATGCGGACGGCCGTGATCTGCAAGTCCCTGTTCGGCAAGGCCCATACGGTGATGGCCGAGGGCGGTATCGCGGCCAGCATGGGCAACGCCAACGAGCATGACAACTGGCAGGTCCACTTCCGGGACACCATGCGCGGCGGCAAGTTCCTCAACCAGTGGCGGATGGCCGAGCTGCACGCCCGGGAGGCGCCCGACCGGGTGTGGGAGCTGGAGACCTGGGGCGCGCTCTTCGACCGGACCGCGGACGGCCGGATCTCCCAGCGCAACTTCGGCGGCCATGAGTACCCGCGCCTGGCGCATGTCGGCGACCGTACGGGCCTGGAGCTGATCCGCACCCTCCAGCAGAAGATCGTCTCGCTGCAACAGGAGGACGAGAAGGAGTTCGGCGCGCACGACGCCCGGTTGAAGGTCTTCCAGGAGTGCACCGTCACCCGCGTCCTCAAGACAGACGGCCGGGTCTCCGGCGCCTTCTGCTACGAGCGGGAGTCCGGCCGCTTCTTCGTACTGGAGGCGCCCGCGGTGGTGCTGGCCACCGGCGGTATCGGCAAGTCCTTCAAGGTGACCTCGAACTCCTGGGAGTACACCGGCGACGGTCATGCGCTGGCGCTGCTGGCCGGGGCGCCGCTGATCAACATGGAGTTCGTGCAGTTCCACCCCACCGGCATGGTCTGGCCGCCTTCGGTGAAGGGCATCCTGGTCACCGAGTCCGTCCGCGGCGACGGCGGGGTGCTGCGCAACAGCGACGGCAAGCGCTTCATGTTCGACTACATCCCGGACGTCTTCAAGGAGAAGTACGCGCAGACCGAGGACGAAGGCGACCGCTGGTACGAGGACCCGGACCGCAACCGCCGCCCGCCCGAGCTGCTGCCCCGCGACGAGGTGGCGCGGGCCATCAACGCCGAGGTCAAGGCGGGCCGCGGCTCCCCGCACGGCGGCGTCTATCTGGATGTCTCCACCCGGATGCCGGCCGAGGTGATCAAGCGCCGGCTGCCCTCGATGCACCACCAGTTCAAGGAACTGGCGGATGTGGACATCACCGCCGAGCCGATGGAGGTCGGCCCGACCTGTCACTACGTGATGGGCGGGGTGGACGTGGACCCGGACACCGCGGCGGCGACCGGCGTGCCGGGCCTGTTCGCGGCCGGCGAGGTGGCCGGCGGGATGCACGGCTCCAACCGGCTCGGCGGCAACTCACTGTCCGATCTGCTGGTCTTCGGCCGCCGGGCCGGACTGCACGCGGCCGAGTACGCGGCGTCGCTCACCGACCGGCCGGTCCCCGATCCGCTCCAGATCGACACGGCCGAGGCGGAGGCGCTGCGCCCGTTCAGCGCCGAGGACACCGCGGACGGCGCGGACGGCGGCCGGGTCCCGGCCGAGAACCCGTACTCCCTGCACCAGGAGCTCCAGCAGGCGATGAACGACCTGGTCGGCATCATCCGCAAGGAGGGCGAGATGTTCGAGGCCCTCAAGCGGCTGGCCGATCTGCGGGTACGGGCCCGGCGGGCCGGTGTCGAGGGGCACCGGCAGTACAACCCGGGCTGGCATCTCTCGCTCGATCTGCGGAACATGCTGCTGGTCAGCGAGTGTGTGGCACGGGCGGCGCTGGAGCGCGAGGAGAGCCGCGGCGGGCACACCCGGGACGACCATCCGGCGATGGACCGGCACTGGCGCCAGATCAACCTGGTCTGCGAACTCGCCGATCCGCAGGGCGATTCACGGGCCGCGGACCCGGCGCTGGGCCAGATCCGGCTGTCCCGCCGGGAGAACCCGCCGATCCGCCGCGATCTGCTGGAACTGTTCGAGAAGGACGAGCTGGCGAAGTATCTGACCGACGAGGAGCTGAGCCGGTGA
- a CDS encoding SpoIIE family protein phosphatase has product MSSGGAEPAQAEGQGGADTPGDPGGRPPVRELQGPPVWQSSRPGSIYDYIRVASFSLGPDGRIEQWSERAEQMLGIPARYALGKDPIAAFVPRELRETGHRKVSEILDGREWTGLVPYRRETTGEADGLAEIYVMPSRNEDGERAAVCLVVDVRALRGIETDLAASQAVFGQSPMGFTLFGTDLRLLRVNERFASVFGGPASKYRGCGPHDFLPRSEAERMTAALRRVLDTGEPVAEMQLVGLPSEDEDRRRWSVSLYRLHGASGRPIGVAALAADVTGRRRAEREAANARRNLALLNEAGARIGNSLDLETTARTLLDVAVPQFCDLASVDLYQGLLSGDEAPPGTSDGSAELRRVAFASAVSDAPLATAPGALGGTPDPVAVGAVHRYPFNSPCASALRTAHAQIIPGRESDDGPELGAVVHSTLAVPMVARDTVVGLVQFSRTKGSEPFGERDTALAVELAARAAVCIDNARLYRREHERALILQRSLLPPGDPEAAGLDIACRYLPGTTATEVGGDWFDVIELPGHRTALVVGDVMGRGLRAAVAMGELRTAVRTLALLDLEPAEVLSALDEIARGLGGDGDGRSNPRSARGRSANAEGTAERDRSARTADLSEVYLATCVYAVYDPVSRRCTFANAGHLPPVLVEDGEDALLLDVPPGMPLGVGGEPFEEIEVELPDGALLALYTDGLVESRHHPLDEGLRAFRTALSGADRPLEDACDHVLNALDTSHGEDDIALLMARVQGLPKDAVGDWNLAPEARSVARARELARDQLTDWGLQDLVDTTELLVSELVTNALRHGHGEIRLRLLLDRSLVCEVWDADLAQPRRRRARDTDEGGRGLQLVGLLSEGWGSRRTPRGKTVWFELALPDGESAPVDPAEALLSLF; this is encoded by the coding sequence ATGTCATCTGGCGGGGCAGAACCCGCGCAGGCCGAGGGTCAGGGCGGTGCGGACACCCCCGGCGACCCAGGTGGCCGTCCGCCCGTGCGCGAACTGCAGGGTCCGCCCGTATGGCAGAGCAGCCGGCCCGGATCGATCTACGACTACATCCGGGTGGCCTCGTTCTCGCTCGGTCCCGACGGGCGGATCGAGCAGTGGAGCGAGCGGGCGGAGCAGATGCTCGGCATCCCCGCCCGATATGCGCTGGGCAAGGACCCGATAGCGGCGTTCGTCCCCCGGGAGTTGCGGGAGACCGGGCACCGCAAGGTGTCCGAGATCCTCGACGGCCGGGAGTGGACCGGCCTGGTGCCCTACCGCAGGGAGACCACCGGCGAGGCCGACGGGCTCGCCGAGATCTATGTGATGCCGTCGCGCAACGAGGACGGGGAGCGGGCCGCGGTCTGTCTGGTCGTCGATGTCCGGGCGCTGCGCGGTATCGAAACCGACCTCGCCGCCTCGCAGGCTGTTTTCGGTCAATCTCCCATGGGCTTCACGCTGTTCGGCACGGACCTGAGGCTGCTGCGGGTCAACGAGCGGTTCGCCTCGGTCTTCGGCGGTCCGGCGAGCAAGTACCGCGGCTGCGGTCCGCATGACTTCCTGCCGCGGTCCGAGGCCGAGCGGATGACCGCCGCGCTGCGCCGCGTCCTGGACACCGGCGAGCCGGTCGCCGAGATGCAGCTGGTCGGTCTGCCGTCCGAGGACGAGGACCGCCGCCGCTGGTCGGTGTCGCTCTACCGGCTGCACGGGGCCAGCGGCCGCCCCATAGGGGTCGCGGCGCTCGCCGCCGATGTGACCGGCCGGCGCCGGGCCGAGCGGGAGGCCGCCAACGCCCGCCGTAACCTCGCCCTGCTCAACGAGGCCGGCGCCCGGATAGGCAACTCCCTCGATCTGGAGACCACCGCCCGCACCCTGCTGGACGTCGCCGTCCCGCAGTTCTGCGATCTGGCCTCGGTGGACCTCTACCAGGGCCTGCTGTCCGGGGACGAGGCCCCGCCCGGCACCAGCGACGGCAGCGCCGAGCTGCGCCGGGTCGCCTTCGCCAGCGCCGTCTCGGACGCCCCGCTCGCCACCGCCCCCGGTGCCCTCGGCGGCACGCCGGACCCGGTCGCGGTCGGCGCCGTCCACCGCTACCCCTTCAACTCCCCCTGCGCGAGCGCCCTGCGGACCGCCCACGCACAGATCATCCCGGGCCGGGAGAGCGACGACGGGCCGGAGCTGGGCGCCGTGGTGCACTCCACCCTCGCCGTGCCGATGGTCGCCAGGGACACCGTCGTCGGGCTGGTGCAGTTCTCCCGTACGAAGGGCAGCGAGCCGTTCGGTGAGCGTGACACCGCGCTCGCCGTCGAGCTGGCCGCGCGCGCCGCGGTCTGTATCGACAACGCCCGCCTCTACCGCCGGGAGCACGAGCGCGCGCTGATATTGCAGCGCAGTCTGCTGCCGCCCGGCGACCCGGAGGCGGCCGGTCTGGACATCGCCTGCCGCTATCTGCCCGGCACCACCGCCACCGAGGTCGGCGGCGACTGGTTCGATGTCATCGAGCTTCCCGGTCACCGCACGGCACTGGTCGTCGGCGACGTCATGGGGCGCGGACTGCGCGCCGCCGTGGCCATGGGCGAACTGCGCACCGCCGTACGGACCCTGGCGCTGCTGGACCTGGAACCGGCCGAGGTGCTGTCGGCGCTGGACGAGATCGCCCGCGGGCTCGGCGGCGACGGCGACGGCCGGTCCAACCCCCGGTCCGCCCGCGGCCGGTCCGCGAACGCCGAGGGCACGGCCGAGAGGGACCGCTCCGCCCGTACCGCCGACCTCTCCGAGGTCTACCTCGCCACCTGCGTCTACGCCGTCTACGACCCGGTCAGCCGGCGCTGTACGTTCGCCAACGCCGGGCATCTGCCGCCGGTGCTGGTCGAGGACGGCGAGGACGCGCTGCTGCTCGACGTCCCCCCGGGGATGCCGCTGGGGGTCGGCGGGGAGCCGTTCGAGGAGATCGAGGTCGAGCTGCCGGACGGCGCGCTGCTGGCCCTCTACACCGACGGGCTGGTGGAGTCCCGCCACCATCCGCTGGACGAGGGGCTGCGGGCGTTCCGTACGGCCCTCTCGGGCGCCGACCGCCCGCTGGAGGACGCCTGCGACCACGTCCTGAACGCCCTGGACACCTCGCACGGTGAGGACGACATCGCGCTGCTGATGGCGCGGGTGCAGGGGCTGCCCAAGGACGCGGTGGGCGACTGGAATCTGGCGCCGGAGGCGCGTTCGGTGGCCCGCGCCCGGGAGCTGGCCCGCGACCAGCTCACGGACTGGGGTCTGCAGGATCTGGTCGACACCACGGAGCTGCTGGTCAGCGAGCTGGTGACCAATGCGCTGCGGCACGGCCACGGCGAGATCCGGCTGCGTCTGCTGCTGGACCGCTCACTGGTCTGCGAGGTCTGGGACGCCGATCTCGCCCAGCCGCGCCGCCGCCGGGCCCGCGACACCGACGAGGGCGGCCGCGGACTCCAGCTGGTCGGCCTGCTGAGCGAGGGCTGGGGCAGCCGCCGGACCCCGCGCGGCAAGACCGTATGGTTCGAACTCGCCCTGCCCGACGGGGAGTCGGCGCCGGTGGATCCGGCGGAGGCCCTGCTGAGCCTGTTCTGA
- a CDS encoding succinate dehydrogenase/fumarate reductase iron-sulfur subunit, whose product MSQAQTEQQSGTYQAHFRVWRGDADAGDLADFTVEVHEGEVVLDIIHRLQATQAPDLAVRWNCKAGKCGSCSAEINGRPRLMCMTRMSVFDRTETITVTPMRAFPVVRDLVTDVSFNYTKAREIPSFMPPPELAPGEYRMQQEDVGRSQEFRKCIECFLCQDTCHVVRDHEENKTAFAGPRFLMRIAELDMHPLDAAPESGVDRKATAQDEHGLGYCNITKCCTEVCPEHIKITDNALIPLKERAADRKYDPLVWLGNKIRRRSE is encoded by the coding sequence GTGAGCCAGGCGCAGACAGAGCAGCAGTCCGGGACCTACCAGGCGCACTTCCGGGTGTGGCGGGGCGACGCGGACGCCGGGGACCTGGCGGATTTCACCGTCGAGGTGCACGAGGGCGAGGTGGTGCTGGACATCATCCACCGCCTCCAGGCGACCCAGGCACCCGATCTCGCCGTGCGCTGGAACTGCAAGGCGGGCAAGTGCGGTTCGTGCAGCGCGGAGATCAACGGGCGGCCGCGGCTGATGTGTATGACCCGGATGTCGGTGTTCGACCGTACGGAGACGATCACGGTCACCCCGATGCGGGCCTTCCCGGTCGTCCGTGACCTGGTCACCGATGTGTCCTTCAACTACACCAAGGCCCGTGAGATCCCGTCGTTCATGCCGCCGCCGGAGCTGGCGCCGGGTGAGTACCGCATGCAGCAGGAGGACGTCGGCCGCTCGCAGGAGTTCCGTAAGTGCATCGAGTGCTTTCTGTGCCAGGACACCTGCCATGTGGTGCGTGACCACGAGGAGAACAAGACCGCGTTCGCCGGTCCGCGCTTCCTGATGCGGATCGCCGAACTCGATATGCATCCGCTGGACGCGGCGCCGGAGTCGGGTGTCGACCGCAAGGCCACCGCCCAGGACGAGCACGGTCTGGGCTACTGCAACATCACCAAGTGCTGCACCGAGGTCTGCCCCGAGCACATCAAGATCACCGACAATGCGCTGATCCCGCTCAAGGAGCGCGCCGCGGACCGTAAGTACGACCCGCTGGTGTGGCTCGGGAACAAGATCCGGCGCCGTAGCGAATGA